From the genome of Candidatus Margulisiibacteriota bacterium:
GGCGATGTTTGTTTAATACAGGTTTCTGCAGAAAACGAATTAAGAGCTGAAGTCGTTGGATTTAAAGAAAGCCGAGTATTGTTAATGCCTTTTGGACCAATAGAAGGCATAGGTCCTGGTAGCTTGGTTTATTCTACGGGAAAACCTTTGATGGTAAAGGTAGGCCAAGGTCTTTTGGGAAGAGTTCTTGATGGATTGGGTGATCCCATTGATGGGTTTGGTGAATTATCTTTTGAGACGGAGTATCCTTTGGATAGGAATCCGCCAGATCCAGTTAAACGTCCTAGGATAAAAGAGGTATTGGAAACAGGCATCAGGGTTATTGATGGTTTGTTGACTTTTGGTAAGGGGCAACGTATTGGTATTTTTGCAG
Proteins encoded in this window:
- a CDS encoding EscN/YscN/HrcN family type III secretion system ATPase encodes the protein MEPLHKVIGKVVEVVGLVIEAYLQGARVGDVCLIQVSAENELRAEVVGFKESRVLLMPFGPIEGIGPGSLVYSTGKPLMVKVGQGLLGRVLDGLGDPIDGFGELSFETEYPLDRNPPDPVKRPRIKEVLETGIRVIDGLLTFGKGQRIGIFAGSGVGKSTIMGQMARQSTADVSVIALIGERGREVRDFLEESLGVEGLKRSVVIVATSDKPPLIRLKGALVGTAIAEYFRDQGKNVL